In one Bactrocera tryoni isolate S06 chromosome 5, CSIRO_BtryS06_freeze2, whole genome shotgun sequence genomic region, the following are encoded:
- the LOC120778937 gene encoding ensconsin isoform X6 produces MASLVGEQQISSNNQEAEPVQKVDSREGSVERKVSKDRDEKLKLARERQNEERQRKIEELKAQAEAAQRYREQKEEERRRRIEEIRQRDTEKRHQVEERKRAITEAEKERREYILRKNQERESRLETKKGPRSTVAFAFGSSTPRLLEPDFGLVSPSTYLGHRRSTSISNVTGASLSRRSSERELTDSGAKKRATSAGGTDRHEDDSVDSHATQIVFRSVARRKTDLMPTIPSPRDGHYGSRSSLSHTPRTPGRAFSMSRLDQLAQPIRRNGEHIRAILERERREQMELLDETESLGGGRRRGSKPRHGSGSSSAGGGSGSGPMSRSMTHLASGRAKYTLSSSSPGGGGVGVMSNSFRPLSGGQRDTTCSRSGNVTPGGNISTSRPGSAMSTSTNLSTSGYVARRSVPATRKQRPASIAGTGMSLEDLNKHKKDNRPPVKASTPSSTTTSAQNTPKRTSNLMSTSMIVSSSTRLSSAEKKTPAKRESVTPKASTPKSLSKTSSSDRLNRAGKDIMSKSLISPSPSQTLSRSEKDKTTTIERKKEEAPAPPVQSKDEKNSLNIAKSEAETSAEVLAAPNEPEAAIAAEAVSSEPAASTAESVEAVVPEATLTETKTQQLIDTESVELNQVSTAALPPVKQEQTAAVQPQPQPQPRSQNGSKENSEVRELTPPTQNGDNNDLMTASMIARNKITTEEEAKAALAERRRLAREEAERQAELERQRLEAERLAELKRQEEEAERQRAFEEEANRLAEEQRRAEEERLRQAIEEAKQKEEEERRKREEEEKQRLQREEAEKKAKEEAEKQRIEVAERLKREEKEREERRKRVEAIMSRTRKGASGGGSATTPNSTPVKESTTPKPAADNLPQETQQEQSFTTTTTAVANAVSSTDSSSTSGSTTTATTPNPPQNIAAVVPTAVVTVLPTSDKVEPQNTQAMYEQAVIDKEAALINSFSNMLIDENAKNLHQQQQQQHFQQPTQILEVSNGKLPIDSDVLLQNTTTATTINTTAVSNGNGHHIENLNNKNDINNLQDAVTPATNQLIDLSIESQDINNAVNFNNNNSLLNTTTATLVTADSHDNKDISLL; encoded by the exons atggcGAGTCTTGTGGGCGAACagcaaatttcatcaaataacCAAGAAG CTGAACCAGTTCAGAAAGTCGATAGTCGAGAAGGCAGTGTCGAACGCAAag TGAGTAAAGACCGTGACGAGAAGCTAAAGTTGGCACGGGAGCGTCAAAATGAAGAAAGACAAAGGAAAATCGAAGAGCTAAAGGCGCAAGCGGAAGCGGCGCAACGATATCGCGAACAAAAAGAAGAGGAACGTCGCCGCCGCATAGAGGAGATACGACAACGCGACACGGAGAAGCGACACCAAGTCGAAGAACGTAAACGCGCCATAACCGAGGCGGAAAAGGAGCGCCGCGAATATATATTGCGGAAGAATCAG GAACGCGAATCCCGCTTGGAAACAAAGAAAGGTCCGCGCAGTACAGTGGCCTTTGCTTTCGGCTCGTCGACACCTCGCCTATTGGAGCCCGATTTTGGACTGGTATCGCCAAGCACTTATCTGGGTCATCGACG GTCGACGTCGATCTCTAATGTTACTGGTGCTTCATTATCACGTCGTAGTTCTGAACGTGAACTGACCGACAGTGGTGCCAAGAAGCGTGCAACATCGGCCGGTGGCACGGATCGGCATGAAG ACGATAGTGTCGATAGTCATGCAACACAAATTGTGTTTAGAAGTGTAGCCCGCAGAAAAACCGATTTGATGCCGACAATACCCAGCCCCAGGGACGGGCATTACGGTTCCAGATCGTCGCTGAGCCACACGCCACGCACCCCAG GACGTGCCTTCTCCATGAGTCGTCTGGATCAATTGGCTCAACCGATACGCCGCAATGGCGAGCACATACGCGCCATACTCGAGCGTGAGCGTCGCGAACAGATGGAACTGTTGGACGAAACCGAATCGCTAGGAGGTGGCCGAAGGCGCGGCAGTAAACCACGTCACGGCAGCGGTAGCAGTAGTGCCGGCGGTGGCAGTGGCAGCGGCCCCATGTCGCGCAGCATGACACATCTGGCCAGCGGGCGCGCCAAATACACACTCAGCAGCAGCAGTCCTGGTGGCGGTGGCGTTGGCGTCATGTCAAACAGTTTTCGTCCGCTGAGCGGTGGCCAACGTGATACCACTT GTTCACGTTCTGGAAATGTCACCCCAGGCGGCAACATCAGCACTTCAAGACCGGGTAGTGCAATGTCCACATCCACAAATTTGTCCACATCTGGTTACGTGGCTAGAAGATCCGTACCGGCTACACGTAAGCAACGGCCAGCTAGTATTGCCGGTACTGGCATGTCGCTGGAGG AcctaaataaacacaaaaaagatAATAGGCCGCCAGTGAAGGCCTCAACACCTTCATCTACGACAACATCAGCACAAAATACCCCCAAACGAACATCAAATTTGATGTCAACCTCAATGATTGTGTCATCGTCTACACGTTTGTCTAGCGCTGAGAAGAAAACACCAGCCAAACGG GAGTCAGTGACACCCAAAGCCTCCACACCCAAATCGCTTTCAAAAACGTCCAGTTCGGATCGCTTAAACAGAGCTGGCAAGGATATTATGAGTAAATCGTTAATCTCACCATCTCCAAGTCAGACACTTTCACGTAGTGAAAAGGACAAGACGACTACAATTGAACGTAAAAAAGAGGAGGCACCTGCTCCTCCGGTGCAAAGCAAAGACGAAAAGAATTCATTGAATATAGCGAAATCCGAAGCTGAGACTTCGGCCGAAGTATTGGCTGCACCCAATGAGCCAGAAGCAGCAATAGCCGCTGAAGCAGTAAGCTCAGAGCCTGCAGCAAGTACAGCTGAAAGTGTTGAAGCGGTGGTGCCAGAGGCAACTCTTACCGAAACAAAGACGCAGCAGTTGATCGACACTGAGTCTGTTGAGTTGAATCAAGTCAGCACTGCTGCTTTGCCGCCAGTGAAGCAAGAGCAGACGGCAGCTGTACAGCCACAGCCCCAACCACAACCACGCTCACAAAACGGCAGCAAAGAGAATTCAGAAGTGCGTGAACTCACGCCACCAACACAAAATGGTGATAATAATGATTTGATGACCGCCTCAATGATCGCCAGAAATAAGATCACAACCGAAGAGGAGGCGAAGGCTGCATTGGCTGAACGTCGTCGTCTGGCACGTGAGGAGGCTGAGCGACAGGCCGAATTGGAGCGTCAACGCTTGGAGGCCGAACGCCTTGCCGAACTGAAGCGTCAAGAGGAGGAGGCCGAACGCCAGCGCGCTTTCGAAGAGGAAGCCAATCGTTTGGCTGAGGAACAACGTCGTGCCGAGGAAGAGCGTTTGCGCCAAGCTATTGAA gAGGCAAAGCAAAAGGAAGAAGAAGAGCGTCGCAAACGTGAAGAGGAAGAGAAGCAACGCCTGCAACGCGAGGAGGCTGAAAAGAAAGCCAAGGAGGAAGCGGAGAAGCAACGCATTGAGGTTGCCGAACGTCTTAAACGAGAGGAGAAGGAGCGCGAAGAACGACGCAAACGCGTTGAGGCGATCATGTCGCGCACACGTAAAGGTGCCAGTGGTGGTGGAAGCGCGACAACACCCAACTCCACGCCAGTAAAG GAAAGCACAACGCCCAAACCGGCAGCTGACAATTTGCCACAGGAAACACAACAAGAACAATCCTTtactactacaacaacagcagtggcTAATGCTGTCAGCAGCACTGATAGTAGCTCCACATCGGGCTCCACCACGACTGCGACCACACCAAATCCGCCACAAAACATTGCTGCAGTAGTGCCCACAGCTGTGGTGACCGTGTTGCCCACAAGTGACAAGGTGGAGCCGCAGAATACGCAGGCTATGTACGAGCAAGCTGTAATTGACAAGGAAGCTGCGCTCATAAACAGTTTCTCCAATATGCTAATAGATGAGAATGCGAAAAATCTgcatcaacagcaacagcaacaacatttccAGCAACCAACACAAATTCTCGAGGTGAGCAATGGAAAATTGCCAATAGACAGTGATGTGCTATTGCAAAAtaccacaacagcaacaacaataaatacgaCTGCCGTTTCAAACGGCAACGGCCATCACATcgaaaatttaaacaacaaaaa TGATATCAATAACCTGCAGGATGCCGTAACACCAGCAACAAATCAGTTAATTGATTTAAGCATTGAGTCACAAGATATCAACAATGCAGTtaacttcaacaacaacaacagtttgtTAAACACAACAACCGCAACACTAGTCACTGCAGATAGTCACGATAATAAAG ATATTTCACTACTGTGA